The following are from one region of the Chloroflexota bacterium genome:
- a CDS encoding redoxin domain-containing protein, whose protein sequence is MMKSIRKSAGNSARIGLTKIGMTVSALLLIAALVLAACSAPEPQTATEAPDATTVQAQQSTTSQQTTAPAAAAPTATLPPANTPRPAATATPVPSKPVATAEPQVSAHASIVTPATGNEKTVPEIRGIESWINSDPFTFEEQRGKVVLVDFWTYTCVNCIRTLPFLKAWHEKYADKGLVIVGIHTPEFEFEKDRENVVEATEGFGLEWPIAQDNDFKTWRAFNNRYWPAKYLVDKDGLIRYTHFGEGAYDETELWIRGLLEEAGADLSDVSAGTLPEPRHAVSLRSMTRETGLTREIYAGFERNYNALLGSTPYVLHQEYYQDEDVEIFYTDPGDYRNHFLYLQGLWRNESERLVHARETENYEDYLALKFNATSVNAVMSPISGGEYQVRVTLDDQPISPEAAGTDVMFDAAGNGYIVVDSARMYHIVNLPEYASHELKLSSNSPEFSLFAYTFGAYDGGEPAPTGYDAN, encoded by the coding sequence ATGATGAAGAGTATCCGCAAGAGCGCCGGAAATAGCGCCCGCATCGGATTGACGAAAATTGGCATGACGGTAAGCGCTCTGCTGCTCATAGCGGCGCTTGTGCTCGCAGCATGCTCTGCGCCGGAACCGCAGACAGCGACCGAAGCGCCCGACGCGACTACTGTGCAGGCGCAGCAAAGCACGACATCGCAGCAGACGACCGCGCCGGCCGCAGCCGCGCCAACCGCCACACTGCCTCCCGCGAACACGCCAAGACCCGCAGCAACGGCGACGCCCGTTCCATCCAAGCCCGTCGCCACCGCCGAGCCGCAAGTATCCGCGCACGCCAGCATCGTCACGCCTGCTACCGGCAACGAAAAGACAGTGCCGGAGATTCGCGGGATCGAAAGCTGGATTAACTCCGATCCGTTCACATTCGAGGAGCAGCGCGGCAAGGTTGTGCTGGTGGACTTCTGGACATACACCTGCGTCAACTGCATCCGCACGCTGCCGTTCCTCAAGGCGTGGCACGAGAAATACGCGGACAAGGGTCTGGTCATCGTCGGCATCCACACACCGGAGTTCGAGTTCGAGAAAGACCGCGAGAATGTGGTTGAGGCTACCGAGGGATTCGGGCTGGAATGGCCTATCGCGCAGGATAACGACTTCAAGACATGGCGCGCGTTCAACAACCGCTACTGGCCCGCGAAGTATCTGGTGGACAAGGACGGATTGATTCGCTACACGCACTTCGGGGAAGGCGCATACGACGAGACCGAACTCTGGATTCGCGGCTTGCTAGAAGAGGCGGGCGCCGACCTCAGCGATGTGTCCGCTGGTACGCTGCCAGAGCCGCGACACGCCGTCAGCCTGCGCTCGATGACCCGCGAGACCGGTCTGACGCGCGAGATTTACGCCGGCTTCGAGCGCAACTACAACGCGCTCCTCGGCTCGACGCCGTATGTGCTGCACCAAGAGTATTATCAAGACGAAGACGTCGAGATTTTCTACACCGACCCCGGCGATTACCGCAACCACTTCCTGTATCTGCAAGGGCTTTGGCGCAACGAGTCGGAGAGATTGGTCCATGCGCGGGAGACTGAGAATTACGAAGACTACCTCGCGCTGAAGTTCAACGCGACCAGCGTCAACGCGGTGATGTCGCCCATCAGCGGCGGCGAATATCAGGTGCGGGTAACGCTGGACGACCAGCCCATCAGCCCTGAAGCGGCGGGCACCGATGTGATGTTCGACGCCGCCGGCAACGGCTACATCGTTGTAGATTCGGCGCGGATGTATCACATCGTCAACCTGCCCGAATACGCGAGCCACGAACTCAAGCTAAGCTCCAACTCGCCCGAATTCTCCCTGTTCGCCTACACTTTCGGTGCGTATGACGGCGGCGAACCCGCGCCAACCGGATACGACGCGAACTGA
- a CDS encoding NAD(P)-dependent oxidoreductase, translating to MKVGFIGVGYMGRHMARNIALGGYEMTVFDIRREAAEELLSMGATWADSPAAVAAASDVVFTSLPRPQDVEEVALGEGGILSGAGAGTVFFDLSTTDPDTIYRISAAGESNGVTVLDAPVSGGVGGAENGTLCVMVGGAEDAYMRCKPVLDRIGDKVMRCGDLGSGAICKIVNNLIGLSVHVLLSEAFSLGVKAGVDPQTLFDAVKGSSGNTQSMQRLPYDLFVGNFEPGFQLDLAAKDVGLATEMGRSLRVPMELANVVQQRYIAGQNKGWGRESSGAVAKVQEERAGVEIRTAGSEG from the coding sequence ATGAAAGTTGGATTTATCGGCGTTGGGTATATGGGACGGCACATGGCGCGGAATATCGCGCTGGGCGGCTACGAAATGACGGTGTTCGACATTCGCAGGGAGGCGGCGGAAGAGCTGCTTTCGATGGGCGCGACCTGGGCGGACAGCCCGGCGGCAGTCGCAGCCGCGAGCGATGTCGTGTTTACTTCCCTGCCTCGTCCGCAGGATGTGGAAGAGGTCGCCCTGGGCGAAGGCGGTATCCTGAGCGGCGCAGGCGCGGGGACGGTGTTCTTCGACCTGAGCACGACCGATCCGGACACCATCTATCGCATCAGCGCGGCGGGCGAGAGCAACGGCGTTACAGTGCTGGACGCGCCAGTCAGCGGCGGCGTGGGCGGCGCGGAAAATGGCACGCTTTGCGTAATGGTCGGCGGTGCCGAGGACGCATACATGCGCTGCAAGCCTGTGCTGGACAGGATTGGCGACAAGGTGATGCGCTGCGGCGATCTCGGCTCTGGCGCGATATGCAAGATCGTGAACAATCTTATTGGCCTGAGCGTGCACGTGCTGCTGTCGGAGGCCTTCAGCCTGGGCGTTAAAGCGGGAGTGGACCCGCAGACGCTGTTCGACGCGGTGAAGGGCAGTTCCGGGAATACGCAGAGTATGCAGAGGCTGCCGTACGATCTGTTCGTAGGAAACTTCGAACCCGGATTCCAGCTTGACCTTGCGGCGAAGGACGTCGGGCTGGCGACGGAAATGGGGCGGAGTCTTCGCGTGCCGATGGAGCTAGCAAACGTAGTGCAACAGCGGTACATTGCGGGGCAGAACAAGGGCTGGGGCAGGGAGTCATCCGGGGCTGTGGCAAAGGTGCAAGAAGAGCGTGCCGGCGTGGAGATTCGCACGGCTGGCAGTGAAGGTTAA
- a CDS encoding insulinase family protein, with protein MFQKSKLDNGMRVVTGEMPHTRSVSMCVFVGVGSRYEADEQAGLSHFLEHMLFKGTQMRPEPQQISEAIESVGGIINAATEHEVTVYWCKVAQPYFEDSLALLFDMLRNSLYEPDSIEKERQVIFEELAMINDYPSYKVEALIDEMLYPGHPLGRDIGGTRESVGGITREMMLDYVSAYYSPDNIVVSVAGNVSHDDVVAQVDRLSAGWQPGTRDEWTSFNGVQYEPQSHVEYRRTEQAHLSVALPGVSLTHPQRYALDLMSVALGEGMSSRLFVEVREKRGLAYDVHSDVSHFSDTGALIVSAGVDPKRVYDAVQTILEQVSILREGVPEDELEKVKRLSAGRLMLRMEDTRAVAIWMGQSEMLLGKIADVDDVIEQVNAVTTDEILQLANEVLLTERLNIAVVGPCRGHRRIERMLRL; from the coding sequence ATGTTCCAGAAGAGTAAGTTGGACAATGGGATGCGCGTGGTTACGGGCGAGATGCCGCACACACGCTCGGTGAGTATGTGTGTGTTCGTGGGCGTAGGCTCACGCTATGAAGCGGACGAACAGGCGGGGCTTTCGCACTTCCTCGAGCATATGCTGTTCAAGGGCACGCAGATGCGTCCCGAGCCGCAGCAAATCAGCGAGGCTATTGAGAGTGTGGGCGGCATCATTAACGCGGCGACCGAGCACGAAGTGACAGTATATTGGTGCAAAGTGGCGCAGCCGTACTTCGAGGACAGCCTCGCGCTGCTGTTCGACATGCTCCGCAACTCGCTGTATGAGCCGGACTCTATCGAGAAGGAACGGCAGGTCATCTTCGAAGAATTGGCGATGATCAACGATTATCCCAGTTACAAGGTCGAGGCGCTTATAGACGAGATGCTGTATCCCGGGCATCCGCTCGGACGCGACATCGGAGGCACGCGTGAAAGCGTTGGCGGCATAACACGCGAGATGATGCTCGATTATGTGTCCGCGTACTACTCGCCGGACAACATCGTGGTCAGCGTCGCGGGGAATGTGTCGCACGACGATGTGGTGGCGCAGGTGGACAGGCTGAGCGCAGGATGGCAGCCGGGTACGCGCGACGAATGGACTTCGTTCAACGGTGTGCAGTACGAACCGCAGTCGCATGTGGAGTATCGCAGGACGGAGCAGGCGCACCTGTCCGTCGCGCTGCCGGGCGTGTCCCTGACGCATCCGCAGCGGTACGCGCTTGATCTGATGAGCGTAGCGCTTGGCGAAGGCATGAGCAGCCGTCTGTTCGTAGAAGTGCGCGAGAAGCGCGGGCTCGCCTACGATGTGCACAGCGATGTCAGCCATTTCTCGGACACGGGCGCGCTCATCGTATCCGCGGGCGTTGACCCTAAGCGCGTGTACGACGCGGTGCAGACTATACTTGAGCAGGTAAGCATACTGCGAGAAGGCGTCCCGGAAGACGAACTGGAAAAGGTGAAGCGCCTGAGCGCGGGCAGGCTGATGCTGCGGATGGAAGACACGCGCGCGGTGGCAATCTGGATGGGACAGTCCGAGATGCTGCTCGGCAAAATCGCCGATGTGGACGATGTCATTGAGCAAGTGAACGCAGTCACGACCGATGAAATCCTGCAACTCGCCAACGAAGTGCTGCTCACCGAGCGCCTGAACATCGCTGTAGTGGGACCATGCCGCGGGCATCGGCGGATAGAGCGGATGCTGCGGTTGTGA
- a CDS encoding lactonase family protein: MTMQMYITLAEEDRIARYEVDTATGALTHIGDTATAARPAPLAVNPTGDRLYVGCRDAIAISTFAIGDGGALAHIGDAAVDNDPCYLSTDRAGRFLLSAYYEGGRCAVHAIGDDGAAVSPPAEWLATDKGAHSMQTDPANRFAFVPHISGGNGPNAIFQFRFDAETGHITPNTPARVAPDAELGPRHFCFHPHKDILYFSDEQGCSVTAYNFDADAGTLSAFQTTSTLPDGYDGQNSCSQIQIAPSGEFLYAPNRGHNSIACFSVDAHSGALTPIGHAASEAVPRAFSIDPTGQYLYAAGLDTGKLAAYRIEDDGTLARIATYDVGEGPMWVLLIGD, encoded by the coding sequence ATGACCATGCAGATGTACATCACGCTGGCTGAGGAAGACAGAATAGCCCGTTACGAAGTGGACACAGCGACGGGCGCGCTGACGCACATCGGGGATACGGCGACGGCGGCGCGGCCTGCACCGCTCGCGGTGAATCCGACGGGCGATAGGCTGTATGTCGGCTGCCGCGACGCGATCGCGATTTCGACATTCGCCATTGGCGACGGCGGCGCGCTGGCGCACATCGGCGATGCCGCGGTGGACAACGACCCATGCTACCTTTCGACCGACCGCGCCGGGCGATTTCTGCTGTCCGCGTACTACGAAGGCGGTCGATGCGCGGTGCATGCAATCGGCGACGATGGCGCGGCTGTTTCACCGCCCGCCGAATGGCTCGCTACGGACAAGGGCGCGCACTCCATGCAGACCGACCCGGCGAACCGCTTCGCCTTCGTGCCGCACATCTCCGGAGGCAACGGTCCGAACGCGATATTTCAGTTCAGGTTCGACGCGGAGACGGGGCATATCACGCCCAACACGCCCGCTAGAGTTGCGCCGGACGCTGAACTAGGTCCGCGCCACTTCTGCTTTCACCCACACAAGGACATCCTGTACTTCTCGGACGAGCAGGGATGCAGCGTTACGGCGTACAACTTCGATGCGGACGCCGGCACGCTGAGCGCGTTCCAGACTACATCCACGCTTCCGGACGGATACGACGGGCAAAACAGCTGCTCGCAGATTCAGATTGCGCCATCGGGCGAGTTCCTATACGCGCCGAATCGCGGGCACAACAGCATCGCCTGCTTCAGCGTGGACGCGCACAGCGGCGCACTAACACCAATCGGCCATGCGGCAAGCGAAGCAGTGCCGCGCGCCTTCAGCATCGACCCAACCGGGCAATACCTCTACGCAGCAGGTCTGGACACAGGCAAACTAGCCGCCTACCGCATCGAAGATGATGGCACATTGGCGCGCATTGCCACTTACGATGTGGGCGAGGGTCCAATGTGGGTGCTGCTTATTGGGGACTGA
- a CDS encoding AAA family ATPase, with protein MTSQKLILIIAGPNGAGKTTFATEFLLNEAGCRTFVNADMIAAGLNPFEPERSAVAAGRLMLRLIDDYVRKGESFAFETTLSGRSYARMIPSWQAQGYWVRLCFLRLPSADMAVTRVRNRVREGGHNVDEEVVRRRFNAGWRNFQQIYQDIVNDWMLYDATEEFPKLVAEGINDG; from the coding sequence CTGACTTCACAGAAGCTCATTCTGATAATTGCCGGACCAAACGGCGCGGGCAAGACAACCTTTGCGACGGAATTCTTGCTGAACGAAGCGGGTTGCCGAACTTTCGTCAATGCCGATATGATTGCTGCGGGGCTGAATCCCTTCGAGCCTGAGCGTTCAGCGGTCGCGGCGGGCAGGCTGATGCTTCGCTTGATAGACGACTATGTTCGCAAGGGCGAAAGTTTCGCCTTCGAGACGACGCTGAGCGGGCGCAGTTATGCTAGGATGATTCCAAGCTGGCAAGCGCAAGGATATTGGGTGCGGCTATGCTTCCTCCGTCTGCCCTCGGCGGATATGGCGGTGACGCGTGTTCGGAATCGAGTGCGTGAAGGCGGGCATAACGTGGATGAAGAAGTGGTGCGACGCCGCTTCAATGCCGGATGGCGCAACTTTCAGCAGATATATCAAGATATTGTGAATGACTGGATGCTTTATGACGCGACCGAAGAGTTTCCAAAGTTAGTCGCAGAAGGGATAAATGATGGATAA
- a CDS encoding nucleotidyltransferase family protein → MPGVSAILTAAGESRRMGRPKPLLAWRGTTLVEHQISALFDGGAAEVVVVVGHEADAVAAQVAHTGARCVPNPDYLQGKTTSIKSGLSAISADADAIMLLAVDQPRTASIVSAVVRAHIAGDALITSPRYEGHGGHPLIFAASLRGELSRITEERQGIREVFQAHRNSVQEYALDDPMIRLDLNTPEAYEAALRRYGGGV, encoded by the coding sequence ATGCCCGGCGTTTCTGCCATCCTGACAGCAGCCGGCGAATCACGGCGGATGGGGCGTCCCAAGCCGCTGCTGGCTTGGCGCGGCACGACTCTCGTAGAGCACCAGATTAGCGCGCTGTTCGATGGCGGCGCAGCAGAAGTTGTGGTCGTAGTGGGGCATGAGGCGGACGCCGTTGCAGCGCAGGTTGCACACACCGGCGCGCGCTGCGTGCCGAACCCGGATTATCTTCAAGGCAAGACGACATCCATCAAGTCGGGCTTGAGCGCCATCAGCGCGGACGCCGACGCCATAATGCTGCTCGCCGTTGACCAGCCGCGCACTGCGTCCATCGTGTCTGCCGTAGTGCGGGCGCACATAGCCGGCGACGCGTTGATAACCTCGCCGCGCTACGAAGGCCACGGCGGCCATCCCCTGATATTCGCGGCGTCATTGCGAGGCGAACTCTCGCGCATCACCGAAGAGCGACAAGGCATCCGCGAAGTATTCCAAGCACACCGCAACAGCGTGCAAGAATACGCCCTCGACGACCCAATGATTCGCCTGGACCTGAACACGCCGGAAGCGTATGAGGCTGCGTTGCGGCGGTACGGGGGCGGAGTCTAA
- a CDS encoding DUF2283 domain-containing protein has protein sequence MKLHVDKEADALHLRLDDSKIVESEEVAPGIVLDYNEFDEVVGVEMLYLSRRSSELNLSALEFETV, from the coding sequence ATGAAACTCCATGTTGATAAGGAAGCCGACGCCTTGCATCTACGCCTTGACGATTCCAAGATAGTCGAATCCGAAGAAGTCGCGCCGGGCATTGTGCTCGACTACAACGAATTCGACGAAGTAGTGGGCGTGGAGATGCTGTATCTTTCGCGGCGTTCCTCCGAACTGAACCTGTCCGCTTTGGAATTCGAGACGGTGTGA
- a CDS encoding DUF91 domain-containing protein — protein MMTAHVFVVDTKTFPVHLRYKFAGTGAREHQIDFNNSVNSSLHHTPENMLAGMMADIGRIRRGDSIIFYLQQRAPRIPEGKFYGIFRAAEDYSFIDNNDGSQFLKNSLGKSLTFRTIFEPDRVYPEGVTEWEALDEIKGISKPNQMIWSLIYRKLKGNRGCTMITEYEQDRLYDLLDRKNEGFVLDCDDQSLDFDINTQRIFCSDLIPTEYSGRKESINLFPRLALKYLDGRSFEAHLQAEIVGGLGRDSDALSKMLIGESTIEWLGNEVSCGVGMQKIDVMFAFIRDGIRYVSPVELKSVRIQPAHVRQVQRYVDWVQQYYIPNLPSIISPTLITLNSQSPLSYAVRQEIQRFNDHNSGSTCERLRLVEFEVNSSAGLTFSINNY, from the coding sequence ATAATGACGGCGCATGTTTTCGTCGTTGACACCAAGACTTTCCCTGTACACTTGAGATACAAATTCGCAGGCACGGGAGCGCGGGAGCATCAAATTGATTTCAACAACTCAGTAAATTCGTCCTTGCATCACACGCCAGAAAACATGCTGGCGGGCATGATGGCAGATATTGGTCGGATTCGCCGAGGCGATAGCATTATATTCTATTTGCAACAGAGAGCGCCAAGAATACCAGAAGGCAAGTTTTACGGGATTTTCCGCGCCGCTGAAGACTACTCTTTTATTGACAACAATGATGGCAGTCAGTTCTTAAAGAATTCTCTTGGTAAGTCCCTTACCTTCCGCACTATATTTGAGCCTGACAGAGTTTATCCGGAAGGCGTGACCGAATGGGAAGCTCTTGATGAAATCAAAGGAATATCCAAGCCAAACCAAATGATATGGAGTCTGATCTACCGGAAACTCAAGGGTAATCGTGGCTGCACAATGATCACTGAGTATGAGCAAGATAGGCTGTATGACCTACTGGACAGGAAGAACGAAGGATTTGTCTTGGACTGTGATGATCAATCTCTTGACTTCGATATAAACACTCAACGGATATTCTGTAGCGATCTCATTCCTACAGAATATTCCGGGCGAAAAGAATCGATCAATCTGTTCCCGAGACTAGCGTTAAAGTATCTTGACGGAAGGTCGTTTGAAGCCCACCTACAAGCGGAAATCGTAGGTGGGCTTGGGAGAGATTCTGATGCTCTCAGCAAGATGCTGATTGGCGAATCTACAATTGAATGGCTGGGGAATGAGGTGTCTTGTGGAGTCGGAATGCAGAAGATTGATGTGATGTTTGCGTTCATCAGAGACGGGATTAGGTATGTATCGCCCGTCGAGCTAAAGAGCGTGCGGATTCAGCCAGCACATGTTAGGCAAGTTCAGAGGTACGTTGATTGGGTTCAACAATATTACATTCCTAATCTTCCAAGTATCATATCCCCAACGCTCATTACCCTGAATTCGCAGAGTCCACTTTCATACGCTGTACGACAAGAAATTCAAAGATTCAACGACCACAATTCAGGCAGCACTTGCGAAAGGCTGCGGCTCGTTGAATTTGAAGTGAACAGTTCTGCTGGACTCACTTTTTCTATTAACAACTATTAG
- a CDS encoding DNA methyltransferase, translating to MNDEINNMTHPMLEQASSIRRNDEPKKSSSGRTASSGISDLPLSEWREFEEILTDSLWLIGDRDRSGVHNAGYHGNFVPQIPYQLMRRYTRPGDIVIDPFLGSGTTMLEAQRLGRNCIGVELLPEMAEHSERYVQLQGINEEVHTEIIVGDSSCVDVQNSVLVSLESMGRTQAQLVIMHPPYHDIIPFSDDQRDLSNAPTVNDFVTKFGDIVEGFSEMLEPKHYLAIVIGDKYVNSELIPLGFHLMSETLMRGNNLSLKSIIVKNMVNNRAKRNLENLWRYRALAGGFYVFRHEYILLFKKVK from the coding sequence GTGAACGACGAAATTAACAACATGACCCACCCGATGCTTGAGCAGGCATCAAGCATTAGGCGCAATGATGAACCTAAGAAAAGTTCTTCGGGAAGAACGGCGTCAAGTGGAATAAGTGATTTGCCTTTGTCGGAGTGGAGAGAATTTGAGGAGATTCTCACGGATAGTTTGTGGCTGATTGGAGACAGAGACAGGTCAGGCGTTCACAATGCCGGGTATCACGGTAACTTTGTTCCGCAGATTCCGTATCAATTGATGCGACGCTACACTCGCCCAGGTGATATTGTCATTGATCCGTTCTTAGGCAGCGGCACAACAATGCTTGAGGCACAGAGATTGGGGAGGAATTGCATTGGTGTGGAGTTGCTGCCCGAAATGGCAGAACATTCCGAACGATATGTACAACTTCAAGGCATAAACGAAGAAGTGCATACAGAAATAATCGTTGGCGACAGCAGTTGCGTAGATGTACAAAATAGCGTACTTGTATCTCTAGAAAGCATGGGCAGAACGCAAGCGCAATTGGTAATCATGCATCCACCCTACCACGACATAATACCCTTCAGCGATGACCAAAGGGACCTGTCCAATGCCCCAACGGTGAATGACTTTGTCACCAAATTTGGCGATATCGTCGAAGGGTTTAGCGAAATGCTTGAACCCAAGCATTATCTAGCAATCGTTATTGGGGATAAGTATGTCAACAGCGAACTCATTCCCTTGGGATTTCACTTAATGAGTGAAACGCTCATGCGCGGGAACAACCTGTCATTGAAGAGCATCATCGTGAAGAACATGGTAAACAACCGCGCGAAACGCAACTTGGAAAACCTATGGCGCTACCGCGCTTTGGCGGGCGGATTCTACGTCTTCCGACATGAATACATTCTGCTCTTCAAGAAGGTGAAATAA
- a CDS encoding ABC-F family ATP-binding cassette domain-containing protein, translating to MPFLTATNLALLYGEIEIFANLDLQIEERDRIGIVGPNGAGKTSLIRILAGEIEANGGNYTWQRGARIGYVPQTPAQAASGTVRDEVMQAFARLRRVEDELASSALDIQVADGSARRDAERRYDALLREFEALGGYDYEHRMERVLDGVGLPEETLATLAADASGGERTRAALARALLSEPDFLILDEPTNYLDFRGLDWLEDFLASFTGGFMVVSHDRYFLDKVADRILELDNGKLRSYPGNFSKYRELKEEQRRRQLIEYERQQEYIAREEAFIRRYKAGQRAREARGRQTRLDRLERIEKPHTNEEVHLGSLSAFRTGQIAIRTSKLSVGYQQDGQGVPLLTVADTQLERGSRTAIVGSNGIGKTTLLRTILGGTPPIAGSASLGYNVEPGYYSQGSTDLPQHSTVLNALIDARNLRIPEARNYLARFLFRGDDVFKSTSALSGGERSRLALARLLITEPNLLVLDEPTTHLDIPSREALESLLDNYGGTLLFVSHDRRLISQLASQLWIVEDGEATLFRGNFEEWIRQRQDAQQPIRNTVSRQAPMPKPRSRNADRQRRTSAAQKRAKQAVIRDYEEQISNLEAQLVDINAALESATERQNIAEITRLGKQYNATQARLEQAWEDWSELS from the coding sequence ATGCCCTTCCTCACCGCTACAAACCTAGCCCTGCTCTACGGCGAAATCGAGATTTTCGCCAACCTCGACCTTCAGATCGAAGAACGCGATCGCATCGGCATCGTCGGTCCGAACGGCGCGGGCAAAACTTCGCTCATCCGCATTCTTGCGGGCGAGATTGAGGCGAACGGCGGCAATTACACTTGGCAGCGCGGCGCGCGCATCGGCTATGTGCCGCAGACGCCGGCGCAAGCCGCATCCGGCACCGTCCGCGACGAAGTAATGCAAGCCTTCGCGCGACTGCGCCGCGTCGAAGACGAACTCGCATCGAGCGCGCTGGATATTCAGGTCGCGGACGGCAGCGCACGACGAGACGCGGAGCGCCGCTACGATGCCCTGCTGCGGGAGTTCGAGGCGCTGGGCGGCTACGACTACGAACATCGCATGGAGCGCGTGCTAGACGGCGTGGGGCTGCCCGAAGAGACGCTGGCAACTCTCGCGGCGGATGCAAGCGGCGGCGAGCGCACACGCGCGGCACTCGCAAGAGCGCTGCTGTCCGAGCCGGATTTCCTCATATTAGACGAGCCGACAAATTACCTAGACTTTCGCGGCTTGGACTGGCTCGAAGATTTTCTCGCGAGTTTCACCGGCGGCTTCATGGTCGTCTCGCACGACCGCTACTTTCTCGACAAGGTGGCGGACCGCATCCTGGAACTCGACAATGGCAAGCTGCGATCATATCCCGGCAACTTCTCGAAGTACCGCGAGCTCAAGGAAGAGCAGCGGCGGCGCCAGCTCATAGAATACGAGCGGCAGCAGGAGTACATCGCGCGCGAAGAAGCCTTCATCCGCAGGTACAAGGCAGGCCAGCGAGCGCGTGAGGCGCGTGGGCGCCAAACCCGCCTCGACCGCTTGGAGCGCATCGAAAAGCCGCACACGAACGAAGAGGTGCATCTCGGCAGCCTTAGCGCATTCCGCACCGGGCAAATCGCCATCCGCACCAGCAAGCTGTCGGTCGGATACCAGCAAGACGGGCAGGGTGTGCCGTTGCTGACCGTAGCCGACACGCAGCTGGAACGCGGCTCGCGCACCGCCATCGTGGGCAGCAACGGCATCGGAAAGACCACGCTGCTGCGCACGATACTCGGCGGGACGCCGCCCATCGCGGGCAGCGCGAGCCTCGGATACAATGTGGAGCCGGGCTACTATTCGCAGGGCAGCACCGACCTTCCGCAGCATTCCACCGTCCTGAACGCGCTGATAGACGCCCGCAACCTTCGCATCCCGGAGGCGCGAAACTATCTTGCGCGCTTCCTGTTCCGGGGCGACGACGTGTTCAAGTCCACGTCAGCCCTGAGCGGTGGCGAGCGCAGCCGTCTCGCGCTCGCTCGCCTGCTCATCACCGAGCCGAACCTACTCGTCCTCGACGAGCCGACAACGCACCTCGACATCCCAAGCCGTGAGGCGCTCGAAAGCCTGCTCGACAACTACGGCGGCACGCTGCTGTTCGTGTCGCACGACCGCCGCCTGATTTCGCAGCTCGCGTCCCAGCTCTGGATAGTCGAAGACGGCGAAGCCACGCTGTTCAGGGGCAACTTTGAGGAATGGATACGCCAACGCCAAGACGCCCAGCAGCCAATCCGCAACACTGTGTCACGGCAAGCGCCAATGCCCAAACCGCGCAGCAGAAATGCGGACAGACAGCGGCGCACATCGGCAGCGCAGAAGCGCGCGAAACAGGCAGTCATCAGAGACTACGAGGAGCAGATAAGCAATCTGGAGGCGCAGCTAGTCGATATTAACGCCGCCCTCGAATCAGCCACTGAGCGCCAGAACATCGCCGAAATCACGCGGCTCGGCAAGCAGTACAATGCAACGCAAGCGCGGTTAGAGCAGGCGTGGGAAGACTGGAGCGAGTTGTCGTAG